TGGAACTGATCGACGGCTACACGGCACAGTCGCGCGCCGCGCGCCTGCTGCACGGACTAGGCTTCGCGCCCGAGGAGTACAGCAAGCCCGTAGAGGCCTTCTCTGGCGGTTGGCGCATGCGCCTGAACCTCGCCCGCGCGCTGATGTGTCGCTCCGACATCCTGCTGCTCGATGAGCCAACCAACCACCTGGACCTACCGGCCATCCTCTGGCTCGAACGCTGGCTCAGGGCCTACGAGGGCGTGCTGCTCGTGATTTCCCACGACCGGGACTTCCTTGACGCTGTGTGCACACGCATGGCGCACATTGAGCACCGCGCGCTGCAACTCTACACGGGCAACTACAGCGAGTTTGAGAAGATTCGCGCCGAACAGCTCGCCCTGCAGCAAGCGATGCATGTAAGGCAACAGAAACAAGTGAAGCACCTGCAAAGCTTCGTCGATCGCTTTCGCTACAAGGCCTCAAAGGCGAAGCAGGCGCAGAGCCGTTTGAAGATGATCGAACGCATGGAGCAGATCGCGCCAGCGCACGTGGACTCGCAGTTCAGCTTTCGCTTCGCCGAGCCGACCAAGCAACCCCAGCATCTCCTGAGCTTGCGCGATGTATCGGTAGGCTACGGTGAGACGACCGTCCTTGGCAGCGTGAACCTCACCCTCGCCGCCGGCGATCGCATCGGACTGCTCGGCGTGAACGGCGCCGGCAAGTCGACCCTGGTGAAGGCACTCTCCAGCGGCACCACCCTACTCACGGGCGAGCGCACGCTAGCCAAGGACACGCACATCGGCTACTTCGCTCAGCACCAGCTCGAACTCCTAGACCCCGAGCAAAGCCCGATCGAGCTCCTGCGACGGGTCGCGCCCGATGACCGGGAGCAAGACCATCGCAACTTCCTCGGTCGCTTCGCCTTCAACGGCGAGCGCATCTTCGAACCCGTCTCGCCGTTTTCCGGCGGTGAGAAGGCCCGGCTAGTACTGGCGCTACTGATCCGACAAGGGCCCAATCTGCTGCTGCTCGACGAGCCGACCAACCACCTCGATCTCGAGATGCGCCAGGCGCTGAGCATTGCCTTAATGGAGTACGCTGGCGCTGTGGTGGTGATCTCCCACGACCGCCACCTGCTGCGAAGCGCGTGCGATGAGCTGCTGATAGTGCACGACGGCAAGGTAGATCGCTTTGCCGAGAGCCTCGATGAGTATCCGAACTGGCTCAAGGAGCGCGAGACGGAGTACGCCGCCACGGTGGCCAGGGCGGGAACGTCATCTGCGCGCGGACCTAATAAGAAAGATCAGCGCAAGGCGCAGGCAGAGGAGCGCAAGCGCCTGAAACCGCTTCTCGATCGCGTCAAGCGGATTGAGAAGGAGCTCAGCACGCACCGCGAGAGGCTTCTGAGCATTGAGTCGCAGCTCGCAGATACGGGCCTTTACGCAGATAGCGCGCGCAGGGACGCATTGAAGTCGCTGCTGAAAGAGCAGGGCGAACACAAGGCGCTAATC
This genomic window from Pseudomonadota bacterium contains:
- a CDS encoding ATP-binding cassette domain-containing protein encodes the protein MMSLTDIAVRRGREVLISDATLQIHAGQRMGVIGANGCGKSSLFAMFLGELEPDDGTLSIDPRDVIAHVAQESPHGVAPAVEYVMDGDSELRDVQIAIARGEAAGKTDLHDLYERMELIDGYTAQSRAARLLHGLGFAPEEYSKPVEAFSGGWRMRLNLARALMCRSDILLLDEPTNHLDLPAILWLERWLRAYEGVLLVISHDRDFLDAVCTRMAHIEHRALQLYTGNYSEFEKIRAEQLALQQAMHVRQQKQVKHLQSFVDRFRYKASKAKQAQSRLKMIERMEQIAPAHVDSQFSFRFAEPTKQPQHLLSLRDVSVGYGETTVLGSVNLTLAAGDRIGLLGVNGAGKSTLVKALSSGTTLLTGERTLAKDTHIGYFAQHQLELLDPEQSPIELLRRVAPDDREQDHRNFLGRFAFNGERIFEPVSPFSGGEKARLVLALLIRQGPNLLLLDEPTNHLDLEMRQALSIALMEYAGAVVVISHDRHLLRSACDELLIVHDGKVDRFAESLDEYPNWLKERETEYAATVARAGTSSARGPNKKDQRKAQAEERKRLKPLLDRVKRIEKELSTHRERLLSIESQLADTGLYADSARRDALKSLLKEQGEHKALIETLEWEWLEASEALEAAGCTD